attttattttacttttatacCTTGTGAGTCATTATGGTAGCATTGGAACCATCCAACTCCACATAATCAAATTGCGACCCCCCCGTCTGTTCTTCATACACCGCAAAGGAAGTAGCAGCCTGCTAACTAATGAATACAtgccacaaaaaaaccctaTGAATCTATGAATAGTTTTCAGTCACTTTACTAGAAGTACTCGTAGCAGTTTTGCTTTATTGGTAACATGTAGTTGTTGTTTTAGAATGTCAAAGTTGTCCTACCAATGAGATCAATGAGTGAACTAGTACATGTACCTTCAGCTGGATATATGGACATTGAATACCATTTGAGCATGTATTGGCAACACAACAGTTTAAATTGTTGTCTCGGAAAAGCTTACCATAAAGACTGTTGACCAACTATTTGATATTGCGCTGAATTGACACGAACCTTAAAGTCAGGTCACTTCATGaagcccagagttcaaagcaaacacggtgcaTTTTGCTATTATGCTCCACGCAAACGGAATAAACTGTGAACAGAACTGATATTGGCCCCATGTGTGCATGCTTTTGAATCCaggtttaaaatgtgtttgttttttcttaccGATGATTAAGGTATTTGAgcatttgtatttaattttccaaaaaacatgctctttcTTGCAGTGTACTTTTTTATGTTATTAACTACGTTTTAtttatctacttttttttttgatgtctTCAATTCTAATGTTTAACTGTCTTAAATTATTTTGCCGGAAATGTTGAATTTTCCCCTGAAATGTAGCCTTTCGGTGTTTTGGAACTATATACAGTACCccatgaagcacattgagttacctcGTGTATGAAAGTCCTTGCCTTAAAGCGACTAAATGCTCAAACAGCTGGCCGTGGTAGTACTAGAGTAGTAACCGTTATTGGTGCTTGATGAGGAAATTTGAAACTGTAAAATCAAATACGTGTACACAGATACTGTAGATCCATTAGTTTACTGAATGGCACTggtaaaaccaacaacaaaaagtattgAGATACGTTCAGGTGTCCTCTGAAAATAACAGGTTCCTCGTTAAAAGGAAGTctcgccaccttacctctctgagctcatccgcccctacacacctgcccggtgcctcaggtctgtggaccagtctttgttagaggtataccaagagctaaactgaggctcggaggggatcgagccttttctgttgcgggtccccatctctggaatgacctcccactgaacattcggcaagcctcctcgctgcccattaaagccctcctcaaaactcacttgtattctgttcgactcagcatggtttgtccttgattttactgcttggtgctttccaccgcctttattaccgattcgtcttactgtttattgtgtatgttaaatcgctccatgtacagcactttgtatgcagcgatggctgttcgaaagtgctctataaatactgttgacttgacttaaaagcGTCGCATCACGTCTCGTCCGGCTTGTCAGCTAAGAGCTCACTTTGTATGTGTCGTTTTAAGCGTCGGTCGCCATGGTGACCCAAAGAGCCATTGCAGAGTGGGAAGCAGCGTCCCGAGGAGCCCGATCCACATCGGAGTCATGGAATTACGTGGCAAAATTAACACGTCCGTGGCGTGTGGACAAATCTGACTTGATTATTGTGAAGTACAGTTAAGCTTTCGTGGGCTTACGCTCACCTTCCCGCAAGCGCCGTCGCCGATGACCACAATTTTAAGCTGTCGGTCCTGGCTGTCCTCCTCCGAGTCCGACATGACACCGCCGTGTGTTCAGCCAGTGTCTGGCAGAGAGATAGTGAGACCCCCCTCTTAGCAAAGAACTCCACGATTCGAGGATTTGAATCCGAAATCTAGGCAGCTAATACTCATTGACTGATTAGCACAGCGTCGAATGAGCAACCTTGCGCCATTTTGACTGTACCAACTTGGCCACCAACCTTGGCTGGGTCTATAGAAACACTTAAACTGATGAAAAGCAAACTATTTGGGTTAAAAATTGACACATTTCAagcatttaaacacacacaagagcCCCCAACTAGAGATTTGTGTCTGTGGTGATCGTCACAACGGCGTGGAAGCGCTTGAGAAGCGTAATAGCAGCCGCGAGCCTACAGAATGGTTGTGTCCAAAATGTGACGCGTTGCTGCGTTGCTATAGTAAGAAAGATGTTGCTATGGTAACATAGGCCGACCAGAAATGAGGGTGGGTGGCTGCAAAATTTCAATCCTTGTATTATGGGAGCTCTTTGCTTGCAAGAAAGTCAAAAAGTCAATATTTTCTGAAGTGCCCTGTGTTTTATGTGTTATCGTGAATGCCAAATAAATACTTTGGCATATCTGTGGACGTTTATGAGCATGTTGATTGTATTAGAAAGAGGTCCTGAACCCCCCTTTCTCGTGGTCGTACTTTCCAAACTCACCTGCAATAGATCACATTCCACAATATAGAgaggctttaaaaaaagcagcattttttttagccCTCCCATATACGTTAACAcgttaaaatgtaattaaaacacAGActgattccatccatccattttccactccgcttatcctaacaagggtcgcgggagtgctggaggctatcctagctggagaaaacccatgcaggcacagcgagtgcatgcaaactccattcaGGAAGGCCGgtcccggaatcgaaccctgttcCGCCGCACTGTGAAGATGATGCGCAAAGCAGTTTACCATCGGGCTGCCCGACAACAAATATATacattaaacacacgcacacacacacacacacacacacacacacacacacacacacacacacacacacacacacacacacacacacacacacacacacacacacacacacacacacacacacacacacaggcctatTAGTCAggtgaatttgtttgttttgggccaCAGCATACAGTATCTCTGAATGACAGCTGTTATGCCCCGcgcttcatatttttgtttcctcattggTTTAAATGGTCTGAATAGCATCAGTATGCTTGAATGGAAAATGCACCACCACTCGACATCCTGAATCTCTCATCTTCTATCCCCTCATAAGACTCATTCTGTTACCCGCGTGGTGTAGGTGCAGAGAATAACCCTCAACCTTGATCCTGATTGCAAGAGAACAGTGTTAAAGGGCTCTTTTGGTTTCACTCCTGTGTTGGACCTCATCCTGCACAAGTGAGTGCAATCATTAACAGTTAAATATTGCCATGCATTGTTGCCTTCACAGGAGGgctgacccattttggaaaataatctaATTGCTATCTCCACCACATTTGGAAATCATCCACAATCTGATAAGAATTACGAATggttaaaatcattttgaaaagttAGTTTTTCAAATAATATTTCATTTATTGAACTTGTGAATTTTTGCGAATGTGAGACTTAAGGTACACCTATTACAATTTTTAGACACCTTACCCTCAGAGTCACCTGAGGCGGAACCAAGcccggctgactttgggcaagaagcTGCAAAcacgttgccagccaatcacatggtacttcgagacaaacaatcattcacattcgAATttacacctacggacaatttagaacattGTGTTCAACTAAcctaacaaacacatttttgaaatgtgagcgAGAAACcaatgtaaactccacacaggaaggccagaggccAGATTCGAACTCTAAATCCcggaactgtgaggcagatgtgttaCACACTCACTTACCGTGCTGCCCTGTACATCATATGATATGATAAAATCTCACTTGaaccggccttcctgtttggagcttgcatgttctccctgcgcgtgctgggttttctccgtgtctcctcccacattccaaaaacatccatgaccGGCTGaatgactctaaattgtccctgtgtgaatgtgagcgcgggtggttgttggcccgtgtgtgccctgcgattggctggcaaccagttcagggtatcccccgcctactgcccgaagatggctgggataggctccagtatgccCGCGACCGTCGTGAGGATCAGCGGTTTCAGATAATGGTGGATGGATATTTGTTGTCTTTTATTTGTTCTCTGACACCAGATGACATGTGCTTGATCGGAAGTTTCAGCAAGTTGACAAAATTAGAATCTTGTAAACTACAATCTGGAAGTGGGTGAAAATAGATCATTTACAGACCATGTTTGTTTGTAATGTAAGTGTCACTCATTCGAATGTTGAAAATGGAGGGCTATTTATTGATGCTGTGCTATTTGACGAATTAAAGCCTAAAATCCCACAACAAGCACCCGCATTATCCCTTCTGACTCACCCTTAAATCCTGCTGGTGTTTGTAAAATTTCAACTTTTTGAATAACAATGTGAATACCATGAAATCACATTGGTTGTTGCAGCATAAATGCTGTTAATAATTTTTGTcaggaggaaaagaagaagaaatgaataGTCATTTAGTTTCTGAAGTCCTGATTCCCGCCATTCAAATTGAAGATAATTCTTGTCAACAAAATTTGACCTTCATGTATTTACATTCTTTGCTACGTGAATGCAGAAGAACCACACCTGGTGGTGCGGGAATGAAAAAAGTTGATAACCAGGCTACAAACCGTCATTAATAGAGACCACATTGTCAAGACAATTTACCCTTTTAAGATTTGCATGTAATTGAGAAAACTGTAAACTTGGATGTTAGAGAAGCTATACATTACAAAGACGGtgtgcatttgattttttttattagcaagAATGTGGAATATCCCAATTCTCATTATAAGATAACACAACATGTAAATGGTGCAAGTAGCAacatgaccatttttttccaactcaGTTTTAAATCAAATTGTGACATATGATCCTTGTGGTTATTTGATTCAGAATAAACACTGAATGGTAGAAATATAATTGGGTTGTGCATCCAAATCAAAACTCATTTCTCCTTAAATGTTGAacccaatctaaaaaaaatggcagccaaTGCCGAAAATGCCAAAAAaccttttttgcttgttttaatACTGTGCCAATCACTCTAGAAATTGAATCCTCAAATCAAAATGGGACCCACACCAAAGTAATTccagatatttttttctgttcatttcatcattttcatggcagatttttttcttacttATTGCTTTTGTAATGCAATGCTTGTTTTGCTTTAACATTTTACTTCAGATTCTGTTTCAAAAGACACCAGAAAAGTCTCAAAACAAAATTGCGCCACATCATAGTGAACTgatatgttttaatatttttgtatcATCCAAAACACAAGCACACGTTACATTTTAAAGAGGCATTagtttttgcttattttttctcccctccacAAAAATGCTTCCCAAAAAGTGCTGAAATATCTTACCTTTACAAAGACAGCGAGAAAATAAGACAGAAAGGGCAGTGGGGGAGTAAACGCAGCTTGCAACttaatgaaaagtaaaaaaacaacaaccgtcAATCACTGCAGAGGTAGGATGTAAATATATAAACGAACAAATGTCCAATTAGGTGCCATCATTGACTTCCACttcggtttgaaaaaaaatgggctgTTAAAGTTCCTtatgtcaaaaaataataataatgtctgcaaataaataaagtccGCTCTGTTTTCACGGGTTCCCCGTACATGAGAGTGTCCATGCAGGGAGGCAGTACGCGTACGGGTAGTAGTAGGAGGGTTGCAGGGACAGCAGCGGAGGCCGCAGCACCTCCCCGGGACCGTACTGTCTCTGGTCGTCACGCACCAGCACCTTGACGGCCACCTTCTTGGCAGCCGGCGTGGATGCCATCAGGTCAGCGGCCATCTGGCGACGCTTAGTCTTGTAGCGccggttctggaaccagatctTGACCTGAGTCTCTGTCAGCTTGAGGGAGGCGGCCAGGTCGGCGCGCTCGGGCCCGGAGAGATACCGCTGGTGGTTGAAGCGGCGCTCCAGCTCGAAGACCTGCGCGTGGGAGAAGGCCGCCCGGGAGCGCTTCTTCCTTGCCTTGGGCTGCTCGGCGCTCTTCTCATCAGCGGGGCAGCCACAGTCTACAATAGGTCATAAAGGCACTTTAGGACGCTTTGAGGTTGAACGATACATATGCAAAAGGTATTAGAGGTTTGTGCTcaagggatgggcaacttaaatgctgcAGGTGGAGAGATCAGAGCTACTGGAGGGCCATATAGGGTCATGCACTTTTCTAAatatatgaccaaaaaaatgtaatttaaaatatggacaaaatacatgcatGTACGTACAAAGTACgtattcttaactcattcagtgccagccattttTCAGAGCCTTTTTTACCCtaacgtttgaaaaaaaatatttgaaaaaaaatgtacatatttaaataaatacttgGGATTCAATGTGTGGAGTCGGAAGAGATATCATTTTTCATGTCAGTACATTTTTCAGTGGATGGATAAAGATCCCCTAACCCAACAGCAAAGGGTATGAAGCAAACAATAACcatactgtgattttttttcccccccagggcAAAGGGCCCTCTTGCATAAAATTACCATTCAAGCATGGCACTAAAGTGCTAAACAAGAAAATGTTAAGTGAAAGAACTCATTTTGTACATTagttcagagaaaaaaagtgttacgCATCTACTCACATTGGAGTATAAGGGAGTGGGAATCCAaatatatttggaaatgtatctTCACCGCATTATAATTATATTCATGGTCAACAAATTTTTTACAATTTGTCTAATCAGAGgtgcaagtaaacttttctcaatttttgcaaggctgtcctgttttgttttttgttttttttacctgaagTGCATTAGTTTTTCATAATGATCACAATATAACAACCATAATATATTAtgtaatactgtactgtacagtattatatGTCTTAACAATTATGAATTACGGGTTTAggtcagcaacaggtggaaatATTTTCTGAAACATCATAGCTATAAATTTGGTTGTGTGTAAGATTCTATAGTTCAaagaaaaaatgtacatttgccAAAAAATTGAtgtgccaagaaaaaaaaaatgtgtcaaaaatatGTTCCGGGACACGTAAAACCATCCCTGatcaaaatttgctgttgaccagtgttacaGATTGCTGCAACAAATCGAAATTGAAATCAGATGTCATGGGATtgtgacaaatacaaaatacaatggTGCTGTGAGATAAAAGCTCATTTagtaactcaaaaaaaaaatctcctcttttatcatctttcctcattgatttgaatgaaaatgacaatcCATGCCAGCCcctacagacatttttttttgggtgatttgttgtttttaacaaggaaaaaaatatatacagacgCAAACCATTTCTGCCACATTTTTTTGCCTCGACTCGATGGTCATTGTGCCGCTCCTTTTAGTGTGTGCGCCATAGCCACCTGGAGGCAGTATAATAGAGACATATTGTAGCGATGGAAAAGAAGATGGTCACTGCTGGAGGAATGGTATctgctctttgcagaggatgaagaatatatgcctCTGACTACTGTTCTATTATCTGTCTCCATGTTTTGCcccatcatttgtttttaaatatcaatTGCTTGGAGGCTCATAAAACTGCAACAAACCTGGCGATGGCAATTTGCATTCTTTGTTAGGACTGAGCAAGATGGATTTCACCAAGGCAAAGctctgtggttgttttaaatacacaacactcattttttattcatgttttttgtgaCAGCAAACATCAATAAACAGTGTGAATTGTTCACTTTGCCAAACTGCTGAACTGAGTTCGCAGCCACGACAGCGCTTGTAtgcacatttttgctcataagtcaaagcataaaaaaaagaaattgacatAACAGCGGCTAGTTTCTTGAAGAATCCTTAAATCGGGTCACCATTATATTTAGGTTTAGGTTCATTTTGTCAGGGTTGGTTTTCACATCATTGTAAAACATTGCACCCGCTTTTTTATATATTCAAAATTTCACTTATAAATGAATCTGCCCCCTCATCAGCAATTCCATGAATGAAGTGCATGCCACTTTCGACTGTATGACCATGAAACTCTGCTAATTTATGCTTATTTTCATGTGTATAATTATTTTCAACCATTCAAGTGATTTATACTGGTTGAAGCGAGTGTTTTAATTTGGGAATCCCAGGGTTAAGGCCCCCAAGATTCAACATTCCATGTCTTTCAGGGTTTCCCAaatgtctatttatttatttgtttgtttttttgtttataagCTCAATAATGACATTTGAACCAAAAATCTTATTGCTAGAATACGTATCCTAAACTGGTATGTTGGGAAAAGACcatgcaaaagaaaatgaatcagAAAGTCATTGCATCCGAagacatttaaatatatatgtacactACTGTTCAGCgtcctaattattattatttttaataaaaccatttttttcctttgaagacACCATTTTGAATCAGAAATAGGGTGAAGCATTGAGTGACATGACTATATCACTGTATTTCTGATGgggactcacacatttttaaagtgCACAAGTACTTATCTattctaaaaaaagaaatacattatttacattGTATATGGCTGCAAGAATACTTATTTATCTCATAATTTGCTTCATACAAAAGAAACAccaatactttttttatttaccaCAAGTAtattttctattattattaatatttagaTTACTGGATGGGAGAAATAACTTAAGACCTCTATGTGAGGAATTGAATGTTGAATATGGTTCTTGTAAAGAGAACTATAATACCCATGAGACTATATGaggaggttgtttttttgttgggatttattatcatttaaattttttgcatattgtattcatttctttGTATTTAAATCAGATTAATGTTTTTGTATAGTCTAAACATGGGATACACCACAAGCGTACTTTATTCCGGATTAGGACTTTATACTGTTGTTATTTTCTCCATTATGAATAAGACAATCGTTATCAAATTAGCTCTCGTCACAAAGAGTTGGTTGCATAAAAGTAAAACGCTAAAGTTTAGAGTCTAAACTTTATTGCCATTCTTGCATGCAGATTAAATTTTAGGATTGCACGGCAGGGGAaccaaataatcattaaaactCGGTGCATGGGGGTTGAGGGGTAAATTATGATATGAATGTGAGTGACTTCACAGAAAAATGCATCTGGTTATTTTGGATGTAGTCCAGTTTCAGGCGACTCTGAACCTCTTAATGTAATACATTCATGCGTAAAatgtcaagttcaacattatGGCCACATTATGTAATACTAATgaacacacgcgcgtgcacacacgcgcgtgcaatgaacacacgcgcgtgcacacacacacacacaatatatatatatatatatatatatatatatatatatatatatatatatatatatatgatgtaGGCAGGGGAATctgaattactttttttaaaaattagcaTTTAGGACAGTTGTGAATATATGCAGCAAAGGGATCCCTGAATCCCTTAACTAATACTTGACATTGATGTGTAATATCTGCAGGAAAATTCAACATCACACTGTCacataactttatttttaatcaaacacATTAAGTCATTGTAAATAACACTTTTTGGAGCGGGTCTGCCTGTGTACTGTTTACTCTGTAAAACTGCAACACTTTAATTTTGTATATGTATCGTAAAAATGGACAAGGTTTGTGAATGAACGCATAGAACGTCAGTCAGAACGTTATAAATTGCTCAAACTGAAGTGTGTCTGCAGGCCGCCCAAATATTCacgaaaatatttatttacaacagTAAGTTCTTTgttcatacatatatatacagtatatatatactgtatataaacatCAACGGGGTAAATATCAGATAGGGGTTCAGCCAGGCGTAAAAGTGTAGTCTAATTACTGTTGTACGTAAATTAATCACCGCACGAACAGGTTAAGGTTTTTACTGAGCaaaaaacattaacaaaaaaaaacaacaacattccaaGCAacactctttatttattttagttcatTATAGTGCGCCATATTTGCTGCTTTATTCtgctctgctgtttttttttgggggggggagttgtTTTTTACCAGTGGTGATATTATAAAACTGTTATTTTAAAACCGGATACGTTTTATGAATTAATACACTTAAAATTATCAAGTTTGCTTAAATTTCAGCGGACATGGCGTATTCTCACTCTTACCTGCGGCGTTCTTGAGCTCACTGTCACTCTTAGTGTTCTCGACAGTGGCGGATTCGTGGTCCGTCTCCTCCTGCGGGCTCTCCTCCGGCACGTCCGAAGCGGTACCGGCGCCCTTCTCCGGTTGCAGGCCCTGCGCGACCCCCGGTGGCTTGGCGTCGTTGTCATCGCTCAGCCCCGAGTCCGAGTCATAGCTCTTCTCGGGCGGTTCCCCCGAGGCGGAGTGCACGTCCCCGAATATTTTCCAGCACGTCGTCTTGGAGAAGCACACGTCCAAATCGGGCAAGTGTCTGCCGTCGTCCTTCTTGTTTAGAATGGCCTGGATGGAAAAGGGCATAAGCGAGTTGCCACGGACGGCCATATTCAGATTGCAAAAGTTTCAAAAAAGTGGCACGATAAGGCTGGTCGGGTGGGAAAGATGGGGGTCAGGTCATCCGTGGATGAATTTTGAGCTCCGCTTGAGTGCCACGTTCTGGCTCGCATCCCCGCGGGAACAAGTCGCTGGAAAATCCGCGGGCGAGATGCTGTCCCTCCGCATAGCTGTGCCATCAGCGCGGTCTCTCTCCGAGCTCCGGCCCTTTTcagacaactttttttccttttttttttttgccctgcctTACCTGTGACTGACAGCCTCCCAGCGCCGCCTCCCATTGGTTGAGAGTCGAGGGCAAACCACTTTCGGATTGGTGACTGTCACGACGTCACGCTGCAGGACAGCCGGAGCGATTAAGACAATCTAAAaactgagaattgtattctgacttgttcaataaagatttaaaaaaagacactctaaaaatgaataaataaataaagaccgtCTCCTCAGCAACCCACCAATTTTACGTAAATCTTTTAGAATTATTGCCTTCTTGATTTTTATGTTAATTTTGTATTTCACACAATCACGCTTCTTTAGAGATGTATTTAATCAACCACGTTATATATAAATTCTGCCACTTTTTGTCATGTATTTGAATTTTACACCGTTTAAAATTAATCTAATCTACTCTATTTCATcggttttcattttaattaactttacaaaacatttttctgCATTAGCTGTTTTAGTAAAAGAGATACATTTATCAAGCGTTTCTGTGTTTAATACAATTCCCCACACCCCATCTCGTACCTGAAACGCAACATCAACCGACTCTTTCCAAACATCTTTTCATTACCATTAGCAACTGAAAGACCATACATGTTCCTTCAGGGTACGAAACAAATGatactttttgtgtttgttatacatgcgcgcgcacacgcacacgcggccacacatactcacacacgtgcacacaaacCAGAACGAATTATTACAGATATATTTGAAGGATTGAACGaattgtttcagaaaaaaagcaaaatgaataTAGAAGGCCtctggtgtgtgcgtgttaaaGTTTCTACTTGTGTTTTTATAGACCACATATGCCAAACTACCATATTGcgtgatttaaaaacattttcagtttttaaaaaataaatgcacgaggggggaaaaacaactcGATGAGCAATTCCAAgtcttgttatttttaaaataactaaATGAATTGTGTGtatgctatttttatttgactatTTGCTACACAAAGACAGagcttgaaaatgttttaaacttaaaaaaactGTGTTCTGAACCGATCTGAAAGATACCCATAAATATGCGCTGAAGTTCACATGCCGTTTATTACGTCATTTAAAATCCATGAAAGAAAGAAGTTAGGattcaaaaaagacatttgaaacgAGGCGATATTCATTGGAAACGTGATAAAATGTCATGTGAGTGCATAATGAACAATTTGACAACTTTGCCGATTTAATTGTCGTTTtgaagtaaaataaatgaactaggaacataaataaaaacgaatGGATAAAAGAAAAACTGACATCTTATTTCGATTTGTCATATTTGCTCATTTGCTCGTGTCGTACACTCTGAATTAGCTTggagaaaattattttaaattccgGATTTTATGCCATAGTTGCGTAGTTTTTCAAATTAACGACTGCGTTTAAGAAATAATATTGTTACGATTCTCATCCGTCAAACCGATTACACTAACTTCTTTTGCATGAACGCGTTATAGTGGTCGCTGGACTTTCTCAGGTTGTCTGACAAGACAACAATGTCATATTACCATATAAtgagtttttttaatatatcaaaTTCAGATCTTAAATTTCCTACGCTGCAGGAGTTTCGTCTGGACGCAATCATGTGACCTTCGtggctcatatatatatatatatatatagccgcAGCCCACCTTgctattgtactgtatatatatatatatatatatatatatatatatatatatatatatatatatatatatatatatatatatatatatatcttttcaACCTGCCTCGTCTTGTTAGCTCAATcttttgttatatatatatatatatatatacagtacaatagcAAGGTGGGCTGCTGCAAGAAAAATATACCAGATGTTGCCATTACCAactcatttgtttaaaaaaaaatatatatatatatattttttttttttttaaatatatttttttaaacagatgaGTTGGTAATGGCAACATCT
This window of the Hippocampus zosterae strain Florida chromosome 1, ASM2543408v3, whole genome shotgun sequence genome carries:
- the nkx3-2 gene encoding homeobox protein Nkx-3.2 isoform X2 — protein: MAVRGNSLMPFSIQAILNKKDDGRHLPDLDVCFSKTTCWKIFGDVHSASGEPPEKSYDSDSGLSDDNDAKPPGVAQGLQPEKGAGTASDVPEESPQEETDHESATVENTKSDNCGCPADEKSAEQPKARKKRSRAAFSHAQVFELERRFNHQRYLSGPERADLAASLKLTETQVKIWFQNRRYKTKRRQMAADLMASTPAAKKVAVKVLVRDDQRQYGPGEVLRPPLLSLQPSYYYPYAYCLPAWTLSCTGNP
- the nkx3-2 gene encoding homeobox protein Nkx-3.2 isoform X1; translated protein: MAVRGNSLMPFSIQAILNKKDDGRHLPDLDVCFSKTTCWKIFGDVHSASGEPPEKSYDSDSGLSDDNDAKPPGVAQGLQPEKGAGTASDVPEESPQEETDHESATVENTKSDSELKNAADCGCPADEKSAEQPKARKKRSRAAFSHAQVFELERRFNHQRYLSGPERADLAASLKLTETQVKIWFQNRRYKTKRRQMAADLMASTPAAKKVAVKVLVRDDQRQYGPGEVLRPPLLSLQPSYYYPYAYCLPAWTLSCTGNP